Within the Halichoerus grypus chromosome 2, mHalGry1.hap1.1, whole genome shotgun sequence genome, the region GGCGGGTGTCAGGTATCACAATGGTCTGGTCCAGGCCCTGGGCCACGAAGAATGGAATGTGCTAGGAAGCATCTAGGCAGGGGCTTAGAGAAAGCTTCAGAATGAGGGGAGGTCACTAGGTGAGAGAGATGGTTTCCCCCCCGGGGTTTACGAATCAGGAGGGTAGGTTAGACATTCAGAGCTGGTGGGGGCCGTGAGTAGAGATTCATATAAGTATATTGCTCAGTTGCCCCAAGGGCTGGAGAAAGGATGGGAGCTGGCCCTGCCCCTCATGGAGGCCATTCCCTGGAGGAGAACTGAGAGGGGAACCACCCAAGATCCCTTCCCAGGAGATGGGAAAACTACAATCTCACACAAAGCAGCCTGACCCCTGAGCTCCAGGGGCCCCCAAGTCCCTGCACAAGAGTGTGGAGGGGCTCCCAAGGGGCAGGGAAGCCAGGGAGCTGGTAGTGGCAGGGGGTTCGGGGAGGGTGGCATCTGGTGAAAGGGGGGAGGTGGGCCCAGAGCTCACCCCACATCTCCCTTCTGGGTTCTCTCAAGCCCtgccctttccccttctcccttagGAGGGACTGGTGGAGGAAGAGTGGGcggaggtggggttgggggagtaGGGGGTGCTGCTTGAGGATTGACTGCGTAGCCAAAGACccctggaaggaagggaagggcccCCCCACCCTTCTCGTCAGGTAGGACCATGTTAAGAGCAACCGGGAGAGCGGCCAGGTTGCTGAAGTTGTAAGGGTAAGCGGCAAGGAGCTGGGGGCCATAGACGAGCGGGTAGGGCTCTGGGTAGAAGGTGACTTTGGCAGCCCCCAACCCCTCCGCGCGgtccccctccccggcccccacgGGCCCCTCGCTGCCACTTTTCCCCCTCCCACCGCTAGGTTCCCTGCCGCTCCCAATCAGAGCCAGTGGAAATTCCTGCACAGGCGGATACGCATAGGTGCCCCCTCCTGCCACCAGCGGGGGCTCCTCACCCCCTGAGATGACAGGGTCCTGGAGAGAGGCGGCCTCGGACGCTCCCTCCGCAGCAGCAGCGCTCCCGCCACCGGCCTCGCCGCTGGACGAGGAGACTTGCATCTCTTGGGGGGCCTCCTCCTTGACCTCCCCGGCTCGGGTGCCGGCGCTGCCCTTGGAGTAGGCGATGACCGGCGTCGGGGTGCCCCCGGGCCGCTCGGCCGCGTGCCTCTGGCCGTGGCGGCTCAGGGCGGCCGCCGTCTTGCACACCTTGGCGCAGTGCGGGCAGGCGAAGCGGCTGGAGGGCCTGCGGCCGCCGCGGGAGCCGTGCGCGCCGCCGCCGTGCGCCTCCTGGTGCTTGCGCAGCTTCCGCAGGCTGGCGAAGGTCTGGGCGCAATCGGCGCAGCGGTGCCTCCGCTCGGCCCGGGCGCGCCCCGCGGGGCCCTCGGCCGCCGGCGCGTCCTCCCAGCTCCTGCGCTCCGGCTTCTGTCTCCAGCGGGGCGGCCGGCGGCCCCGGGGCAGCGCGCCGCCCCCGCTgccgcccgcgcccgccgccccgGCCTTGCGCTTGGGCTTGTAGGAGTAGTAGGGCCGCCAGAGCTGGTCCTCCCCGCCAGCCCTCGATTcctcctcgtcctcgtcctcgtcctcgtcctcgtcctcgtcctcgtcctcTTCGTCGTCCTCCTCCTcgctctcctccacctcctctccgCTCAGCTCCCCAGGGCGCAGGTCAGTCTCTGAGATGCGGCGCTTGACAATGGCCTCCTCGCCGATCCGCACCGTGATCTGACACAGTGGAGGTGGGGCCTGGAGCTGAGAGGGGCCCCGGCCAGGCCCCGCGGGgggacccccacccccgccaatcCCGCCGGCTGGCTTGGCCGTGTAGGTCAGAGTCCTTCCGGCCCGTGGGTTCCGGCCCTTGGCCTCCTCCGTGGCTGTGGCCGGCCCCGCGGCGGTGGCCGGGCTGCCCGCGGTGGCCGGGCTGGTTGGCGTGGCTGCAGGctgagggggaggaggtgggtaCTCACGTTTTTTGGGGGGCCTCGGGGGAGCAGTGTAAGTGATGACCGAGGCAGCTTGGGCTCCCCCCGTGTTGGCcggcccaccccctgccccaccactGCTACTGCCCCCGTGAACAATGACAGAGGGAGCCGGGCGGGCGAAAGCGATGACAGAGGGtggggggccgggctggggggcaggtgggggtccGGGCGGTGGGCTGGCAGGCATGGCTACAGGGGCCGGCGTGCTGAGGCTTGGAGAGAGGGGAGCCTCGGGGGCTCCCTGGCTGTAGGTCTTATAGGGCCGCTTGGCTGCCCGCATGGGGAGCAGCCGGTACAGCTTGAGGGTATTGAGCTTGGGCTTGTAGCCTCCATTGGGTGTCTTCTCACTGGCTAAGAGGCCGGGGCTAATGCCGTGGAAGGCTCGCTGGTGGGTCTTCAGGTTATAATAAGTGACAAAGGTCTCCCAGCAGAAGATGCACTGGTACCTGGGCCAGGACAGCAGGGAACAGGGCGGGGACAGAGACACTGGAGTCAGGGGCCCTGAAGCCAGGGCCTCAGCTTCCCACGTCCTCCACTCAGACCTATGGCTCCCCCAGCGCTCACCCTCCTTTCATGCTGCTTGTCCCATCCTGCCAGCCTCAGGAGAGGTACCAGTCCTAGCTCAGTGCCCCCCACCGGCTGTGAGACGCTAGG harbors:
- the ZBTB4 gene encoding zinc finger and BTB domain-containing protein 4 isoform X2 codes for the protein MPPPAEVTDPSHAPAVLRQLNEQRLRGLFCDVTLIAGDTKFPAHRSVLAASSPFFREALLASAPLPLPPVTGGPAPNPATTTAASSSSSSSSSSSSSSSSSSSSSSSSSSSPPPASPPTSSPPRVLELPGVPAAAFSDVLNFIYSARLALPGGGGDGAAVAEIGALGRRLGISRLQGLGEGGDAWVPPAPAAMAASQPADESFGPGPRPAGEWEGDRAEAQASDSQAPLSRRPLPCPRCGKSFIHPKRLQTHEAQCRRGAGTRGSAGLGSGGSGPSGPAGVDASALPAPVGFRGGPEHVVKVVGGHVLYVCAACERSYVTLSSLKRHSNVHSWRRKYPCRYCEKVFALAEYRTKHEVWHTGERRYQCIFCWETFVTYYNLKTHQRAFHGISPGLLASEKTPNGGYKPKLNTLKLYRLLPMRAAKRPYKTYSQGAPEAPLSPSLSTPAPVAMPASPPPGPPPAPQPGPPPSVIAFARPAPSVIVHGGSSSGGAGGGPANTGGAQAASVITYTAPPRPPKKREYPPPPPQPAATPTSPATAGSPATAAGPATATEEAKGRNPRAGRTLTYTAKPAGGIGGGGGPPAGPGRGPSQLQAPPPLCQITVRIGEEAIVKRRISETDLRPGELSGEEVEESEEEDDEEDEDEDEDEDEDEDEEESRAGGEDQLWRPYYSYKPKRKAGAAGAGGSGGGALPRGRRPPRWRQKPERRSWEDAPAAEGPAGRARAERRHRCADCAQTFASLRKLRKHQEAHGGGAHGSRGGRRPSSRFACPHCAKVCKTAAALSRHGQRHAAERPGGTPTPVIAYSKGSAGTRAGEVKEEAPQEMQVSSSSGEAGGGSAAAAEGASEAASLQDPVISGGEEPPLVAGGGTYAYPPVQEFPLALIGSGREPSGGRGKSGSEGPVGAGEGDRAEGLGAAKVTFYPEPYPLVYGPQLLAAYPYNFSNLAALPVALNMVLPDEKGGGALPFLPGVFGYAVNPQAAPPTPPTPPPPTLPPPVPPKGEGERAGLERTQKGDVG
- the ZBTB4 gene encoding zinc finger and BTB domain-containing protein 4 isoform X1; its protein translation is MQITSCWYFSRPAAERGFAKKRKRPRRRDSLSHPRSAPCWLCPQAGAMPPPAEVTDPSHAPAVLRQLNEQRLRGLFCDVTLIAGDTKFPAHRSVLAASSPFFREALLASAPLPLPPVTGGPAPNPATTTAASSSSSSSSSSSSSSSSSSSSSSSSSSSPPPASPPTSSPPRVLELPGVPAAAFSDVLNFIYSARLALPGGGGDGAAVAEIGALGRRLGISRLQGLGEGGDAWVPPAPAAMAASQPADESFGPGPRPAGEWEGDRAEAQASDSQAPLSRRPLPCPRCGKSFIHPKRLQTHEAQCRRGAGTRGSAGLGSGGSGPSGPAGVDASALPAPVGFRGGPEHVVKVVGGHVLYVCAACERSYVTLSSLKRHSNVHSWRRKYPCRYCEKVFALAEYRTKHEVWHTGERRYQCIFCWETFVTYYNLKTHQRAFHGISPGLLASEKTPNGGYKPKLNTLKLYRLLPMRAAKRPYKTYSQGAPEAPLSPSLSTPAPVAMPASPPPGPPPAPQPGPPPSVIAFARPAPSVIVHGGSSSGGAGGGPANTGGAQAASVITYTAPPRPPKKREYPPPPPQPAATPTSPATAGSPATAAGPATATEEAKGRNPRAGRTLTYTAKPAGGIGGGGGPPAGPGRGPSQLQAPPPLCQITVRIGEEAIVKRRISETDLRPGELSGEEVEESEEEDDEEDEDEDEDEDEDEDEEESRAGGEDQLWRPYYSYKPKRKAGAAGAGGSGGGALPRGRRPPRWRQKPERRSWEDAPAAEGPAGRARAERRHRCADCAQTFASLRKLRKHQEAHGGGAHGSRGGRRPSSRFACPHCAKVCKTAAALSRHGQRHAAERPGGTPTPVIAYSKGSAGTRAGEVKEEAPQEMQVSSSSGEAGGGSAAAAEGASEAASLQDPVISGGEEPPLVAGGGTYAYPPVQEFPLALIGSGREPSGGRGKSGSEGPVGAGEGDRAEGLGAAKVTFYPEPYPLVYGPQLLAAYPYNFSNLAALPVALNMVLPDEKGGGALPFLPGVFGYAVNPQAAPPTPPTPPPPTLPPPVPPKGEGERAGLERTQKGDVG